The following proteins are encoded in a genomic region of Comamonas resistens:
- a CDS encoding peroxiredoxin → MAIVVNKPLPEFEASATGGIKVSNTSHNGQILILYFYPKDNTPGCTTEAMQFRDKYKDFVKAGATVFGVSRDNMKSHDDFKEKLELPFELIADTEEKMCHMFGVVKNKIMYGKKVKGIERSTFLIGADGLLAQEWRGLKVPGHVDEVLKAVKALKAQDKKVA, encoded by the coding sequence ATGGCGATCGTTGTCAACAAACCCCTTCCAGAATTTGAAGCCAGCGCGACTGGCGGCATCAAGGTGTCCAACACCTCGCACAATGGCCAGATTCTGATTCTGTATTTCTACCCCAAGGACAATACGCCCGGTTGTACCACGGAAGCAATGCAATTCCGCGATAAATACAAGGATTTCGTGAAGGCTGGCGCCACGGTGTTTGGCGTCTCGCGCGACAACATGAAGTCGCACGATGACTTCAAGGAAAAGCTGGAACTGCCCTTCGAGCTGATTGCGGATACCGAAGAAAAAATGTGCCACATGTTCGGCGTGGTCAAGAACAAGATCATGTACGGCAAGAAGGTCAAGGGTATCGAGCGCTCCACCTTCCTGATCGGCGCCGACGGTCTGCTGGCCCAGGAGTGGCGCGGCCTCAAGGTTCCCGGTCATGTGGATGAAGTTCTCAAGGCCGTCAAGGCTCTGAAGGCCCAAGACAAGAAGGTTGCCTGA
- a CDS encoding Mth938-like domain-containing protein — translation MKFQADKSDAQTITGYGQGWIAVDKQNHETSMLVGSRGMLQPWRPVRFEDLTAGDFEELAMLDVEVIIFGSGSKNRFPPPAWLKPLMEKRIGLEAMDTASACRTYNVLAGEGRNVIAALLQA, via the coding sequence ATGAAATTCCAGGCAGACAAATCCGATGCGCAGACCATCACCGGCTACGGCCAGGGCTGGATTGCGGTTGATAAACAAAATCATGAAACCAGCATGCTGGTCGGCTCACGCGGCATGCTGCAGCCTTGGAGGCCTGTGCGCTTTGAGGATCTGACCGCCGGTGATTTCGAAGAACTGGCCATGCTTGATGTCGAGGTCATCATTTTCGGCAGCGGAAGCAAAAACCGCTTTCCCCCTCCCGCCTGGCTCAAGCCGCTGATGGAAAAACGTATTGGCCTGGAAGCCATGGATACGGCCTCGGCGTGCCGTACCTACAACGTCCTTGCCGGAGAAGGTCGCAATGTCATTGCGGCCCTCTTGCAGGCATAG
- a CDS encoding pyridoxal phosphate-dependent aminotransferase gives MKTVQKSAKLANVCYDIRGPIMDAAKKMEDDGQKIIKLNIGNLAVFGFDAPEEVQQDMIRNLPNSAGYSDSKGIFAARKAVMHETQHQGIKGVTLDDIYLGNGASELISLATNALLDNGDEMLLPAPDYPLWTAATSLSGGTPVHYMCDEANGWMPNMADIRAKITPRTKGIVVINPNNPTGALYSRELLLEIVELAREHGLVIFADEVYDKVLYDDAKHTPLASLSIDVLTLTFNSLSKAYRSCGYRAGWMVISGDKKPAKDYIEGLNMLSNMRLCANVPGQWAVQTALGGHQSIDELVKEGGRLRVQRDLAWELINAIPGVSCVKPQGALYMFPRLDPAVYPIQDDQEFFLEVLQETKVMLVQGTGFNWPEPDHFRIVFLPHEADLREAINRLAAFLEKYRKRHGTDKPKAVPAEKALKPAKAEKAA, from the coding sequence ATGAAAACCGTTCAAAAATCCGCCAAATTAGCAAACGTCTGTTACGACATCCGCGGGCCGATCATGGACGCGGCGAAGAAGATGGAGGATGACGGCCAGAAGATCATCAAGCTCAATATCGGCAATCTGGCTGTGTTCGGCTTCGATGCGCCTGAAGAAGTTCAGCAGGATATGATCCGCAACCTGCCCAACTCGGCAGGCTACTCCGACAGCAAGGGCATCTTCGCGGCGCGCAAGGCTGTGATGCACGAGACGCAGCACCAGGGCATCAAGGGCGTGACGCTCGACGATATCTATCTGGGCAATGGCGCGTCCGAGCTGATCAGCCTGGCCACCAATGCACTGCTGGACAACGGCGACGAAATGCTGCTGCCAGCGCCTGACTATCCGCTGTGGACGGCTGCCACTAGCCTGTCGGGCGGCACGCCCGTGCACTACATGTGCGACGAGGCCAATGGCTGGATGCCCAATATGGCCGACATCCGTGCCAAGATCACGCCGCGGACCAAGGGCATCGTCGTCATCAATCCCAACAACCCCACGGGCGCGCTGTACTCCAGGGAGCTGCTGCTGGAAATCGTGGAGCTGGCGCGCGAGCATGGTCTGGTCATCTTCGCGGACGAGGTCTACGACAAGGTGTTGTACGACGATGCCAAGCACACGCCTCTGGCCAGCCTGTCCATCGATGTGCTGACGCTGACTTTCAACTCGCTGTCCAAGGCCTACCGCAGCTGCGGCTATCGTGCGGGATGGATGGTGATCTCGGGCGACAAAAAACCTGCCAAGGATTACATCGAGGGCTTGAACATGCTCTCGAACATGCGCCTGTGTGCCAACGTGCCCGGCCAGTGGGCCGTGCAGACGGCGCTGGGCGGTCACCAGAGCATCGACGAACTGGTCAAGGAAGGCGGCCGTCTGCGCGTGCAGCGCGATCTGGCCTGGGAGTTGATCAATGCCATTCCAGGCGTGAGCTGTGTCAAGCCGCAAGGCGCGCTGTACATGTTCCCGCGCCTGGATCCTGCGGTCTATCCGATCCAGGACGATCAGGAGTTCTTCCTTGAAGTGCTGCAGGAAACCAAGGTCATGCTGGTACAGGGTACAGGCTTCAACTGGCCCGAGCCCGATCACTTCCGCATCGTTTTCCTGCCGCATGAGGCGGATCTGCGCGAGGCCATCAACCGCCTGGCAGCCTTCCTCGAGAAATACCGCAAGCGCCATGGCACGGACAAGCCCAAGGCAGTGCCGGCCGAGAAGGCGCTCAAGCCTGCCAAGGCTGAGAAAGCCGCGTAA
- a CDS encoding homoserine dehydrogenase: MKPIQVGLLGIGTVGSGTFNVLERNQDEIRRRAGRGIEITMVADLDTDRAKSVVGDKVKVVGDAREVIANPDIDVVVELIGGYGIAKALVLEAIAAGKHVVTANKALLAVHGTEIFKAAAEKGVMVAYEAAVAGGIPIIKALREGLTANSIQWVAGIINGTTNFILSEMRDKGLDFDVVLKEAQRLGYAEADPTFDIEGVDAAHKATLMSAIAFGIPVQFDKAYVEGITKLAGADIRYAEQLGYRIKLLGITKRTDKGIELRVHPSLVPSKRLIANVEGAMNAVVVNGDAVGTTLYYGKGAGSEPTASAVIADLVDIARMDGSDPAHRVPALAFQSSSLAAAGSELPVLPMAEVVTSYYLRIRVADEAGVLAKITGLLANAGISIDAVLQREADEVGGEGSTQTDLIILTHDTREGDMNKALDEIQSLPTVLAPITRIRKEELN; the protein is encoded by the coding sequence ATGAAACCCATCCAAGTAGGCCTGTTGGGCATTGGCACCGTAGGCAGCGGTACTTTCAATGTGCTGGAACGCAATCAAGACGAGATTCGCCGTCGTGCGGGTCGTGGCATTGAAATTACCATGGTCGCCGACTTGGATACCGATCGCGCCAAGAGCGTGGTGGGTGACAAGGTCAAGGTGGTCGGCGATGCACGTGAAGTCATCGCCAACCCCGATATCGATGTGGTGGTCGAGCTGATCGGCGGCTACGGCATTGCCAAGGCCCTGGTGCTGGAAGCGATCGCGGCCGGCAAGCATGTGGTCACCGCCAACAAGGCACTGCTGGCCGTGCATGGCACGGAAATCTTCAAGGCTGCGGCCGAGAAGGGCGTGATGGTGGCCTATGAGGCCGCCGTGGCCGGTGGCATTCCCATCATCAAGGCTCTGCGCGAAGGCCTGACCGCCAACTCCATCCAGTGGGTGGCGGGCATCATCAACGGCACGACCAACTTCATCCTGTCCGAAATGCGCGACAAGGGCCTGGACTTCGACGTGGTGCTCAAGGAAGCGCAGCGTCTGGGCTACGCCGAAGCCGACCCCACCTTCGACATCGAGGGTGTGGACGCTGCCCACAAGGCCACGCTGATGAGCGCGATTGCCTTCGGCATTCCAGTGCAGTTCGACAAGGCCTATGTGGAAGGCATCACCAAGCTGGCCGGTGCCGATATCCGTTACGCCGAACAACTGGGCTACCGCATCAAGCTGCTGGGCATCACCAAGCGCACGGACAAGGGCATCGAGCTGCGCGTGCACCCCTCGCTGGTGCCTTCCAAGCGTCTGATCGCCAATGTGGAAGGCGCGATGAACGCCGTGGTGGTGAACGGCGATGCCGTGGGCACCACGCTGTACTACGGCAAGGGCGCAGGCTCCGAGCCTACCGCCTCGGCCGTGATTGCCGATCTGGTCGATATCGCCCGCATGGACGGTTCCGACCCCGCCCACCGCGTGCCTGCCCTGGCCTTCCAGAGCAGCAGCCTGGCTGCCGCCGGCAGCGAACTGCCCGTGCTGCCCATGGCCGAAGTCGTGACCAGCTACTACCTGCGCATTCGCGTGGCCGATGAGGCGGGCGTGCTGGCCAAGATCACCGGCCTGCTGGCCAATGCCGGCATCAGCATCGATGCCGTGCTGCAGCGCGAAGCCGATGAAGTGGGCGGCGAAGGCTCGACCCAGACCGACCTCATCATCCTCACGCATGACACGCGTGAAGGCGATATGAACAAGGCCCTGGATGAAATCCAGAGCCTGCCCACGGTGCTGGCACCCATTACGCGCATCCGCAAAGAAGAGTTGAACTGA
- the thrC gene encoding threonine synthase: MLYLSTRGHADRKRFCDILLAGLAPDGGLYLPVEYPQIDDAKLSQLRETLATKGYAALAFEILSLYIDDIPAADLQALCAKTYTREVFGTDAIVPVRQLDGVLHIEALSNGPTLAFKDMAMQLLGNLFEYELARRNEELNILGATSGDTGSAAEYAMRGKKGVRVFMTSPHGRMSPFQQAQMFSLQDENIHNIAIEGVFDDCQDIVKAVSNDHAFKAQYKIGTVNSINWARLLAQVVYYFAGYLQATQSNDQKVSFTVPSGNFGNICAGHVARQMGLPIAKLVVATNENDVLDEFFRTGVYQVRGSANTYETSSPSMDISKASNFERFVFDLVGRDGARTQQLFAEGVAKAGKFDLSADPAFKDAAGKYGFVSGKSTHADRLATIKDTFERFGQMIDTHTADGVKVAREHLGAEPMLVLETALPIKFAATIEEALGRQPERPAKFNGIEDLPKRVVVMAADVNKVKAFIAENCK, encoded by the coding sequence ATGCTGTATCTGTCCACCCGCGGCCATGCTGACCGCAAGCGTTTTTGCGATATTTTGCTGGCCGGTCTGGCTCCCGATGGTGGTCTGTACCTGCCCGTCGAGTACCCCCAGATTGACGACGCCAAGCTGAGCCAGCTGCGCGAGACGCTGGCCACCAAGGGCTATGCAGCGCTGGCCTTCGAGATTCTGTCGCTCTATATCGACGATATTCCTGCTGCCGATCTGCAGGCTTTGTGCGCCAAGACCTATACCAGGGAAGTCTTTGGCACGGACGCCATCGTGCCCGTGCGCCAGCTGGACGGCGTGCTGCACATCGAAGCCCTGTCCAACGGCCCCACGCTGGCCTTCAAGGACATGGCCATGCAACTGCTGGGCAATCTGTTCGAGTACGAACTGGCCCGCCGCAATGAAGAGCTGAACATTCTGGGCGCCACCAGCGGTGACACCGGCAGCGCGGCCGAGTACGCCATGCGCGGCAAAAAGGGCGTGCGGGTCTTCATGACCAGCCCCCACGGTCGCATGAGCCCCTTCCAGCAGGCGCAGATGTTCAGCCTGCAGGACGAGAACATCCACAACATCGCCATCGAAGGCGTGTTTGATGACTGCCAGGACATCGTCAAGGCCGTCTCCAACGACCACGCCTTCAAGGCCCAGTACAAGATCGGCACGGTCAACTCCATCAACTGGGCGCGTCTGCTGGCCCAGGTGGTCTACTACTTTGCTGGTTACCTGCAGGCTACTCAATCCAACGACCAGAAGGTTAGCTTCACCGTGCCTTCGGGCAACTTCGGCAATATCTGCGCAGGCCATGTGGCGCGCCAGATGGGTTTGCCGATTGCCAAACTGGTGGTGGCGACCAACGAAAACGATGTGCTGGACGAGTTCTTCCGCACCGGCGTCTACCAGGTGCGCGGCTCGGCCAACACCTACGAGACATCGAGCCCCTCGATGGACATCTCCAAGGCCAGCAATTTCGAGCGCTTTGTCTTCGATTTGGTGGGCCGCGACGGTGCACGTACCCAGCAACTGTTCGCCGAAGGCGTGGCCAAGGCGGGCAAGTTCGACCTGAGCGCCGACCCAGCCTTCAAGGATGCGGCCGGCAAGTACGGTTTTGTGAGTGGCAAGAGCACGCATGCCGACCGACTGGCCACCATCAAGGACACCTTTGAGCGCTTTGGCCAGATGATCGACACCCATACCGCTGACGGCGTGAAGGTGGCGCGCGAGCATCTGGGAGCGGAGCCTATGCTGGTGCTGGAAACCGCCTTGCCCATCAAGTTCGCGGCCACGATTGAAGAAGCGCTGGGCCGCCAGCCTGAACGTCCTGCCAAGTTCAACGGCATCGAAGACCTGCCCAAGCGCGTGGTCGTGATGGCTGCTGACGTGAACAAGGTCAAGGCTTTTATCGCTGAAAACTGCAAATAA